The Fibrobacter sp. UWB5 genomic sequence TGGCCACGTTCTTGCGGGTGGCTTCGAATGCTTCGGTGGTGCGAGCGCTCAAGCGATACACGCCGCGCTTTACGGAACTGTAGTGCTCGCGGTAAAAATCGTTCATGACGTCGATCACGCAGTCGGGCTTTTGCGTGGTGGCCGTGCTGTCGAGGAAGGCGAGCGGCTTTGCGTCCTTATCGCCTGCGACGAGCATCGGGAATTCGTTGCGGATTTTTTCAGCATCAATCATGCGCCCAAATATAGAAAATGCAAAAAGGAATTTTCTGTACCGGGCTATATGTTTGTTTTATGGCTGGCTATAAACCGCTAATCACTGTCTACTTCCTACTGCCTACTTCTTACTTTTTCTATATTTGTGGCGGAATTTTTTGTGAGGGTTAAAATGAAAATTCTTAGAGGTGTATTGTTTATAGGGGTTCTTGCTTTGGGCGCGACAACTGCTTTTGCCCAGCCGGAACTTCGCGATGCTATTGATAATGGCGATATTGCAACCGCCCAGAAAATCGTAAAAAAGGGCGCTGCCGAAGAAATCTATTGCGGCAAGCTTTCGCCTACCGATGCCGTCAAGGTTTACGAAAAGATCTTCAAGGCCATGCCTTACGAATCGTTCTCGAATTGCCAATCGCAATTCTCTTACGGTTACGGCACCAAGGTCTGCGCCAATGCCAAGGCCATGGATGCATGTACCGAGGTGATTTCGTACCTGCTTTTGGAAGGCGAATCGGGCAATACGAAGGCTCTTGAAACTTTGGAATCGGTGGCCAAGGTCGCCCTGAAGACGAAGGGCTATTCCAAGCCGGTCAAGGTTGATGCCGACACGAGCATTTGGGTGCCTTGCCCCAAGAAGAAGGGCGAAGCCCGTGACAAGTGCATTGAAGAATGCTATGAAAAGGCCGGCAGCCTGCGCGATACCATTCGCGAAGCTGCTTGCGCTACCAAGCCGGAACACTTTGTCGATACGACTATCAAGGTGAAGGTTCCTTCTCCGCTTTATGAAAAGCTCCGTAAGGGCTTGCTCGAAGGTTACTGGAAGACTCCGAAGAGCGCTGCTGAAAAGTATTCCAAGATCATGCAGGCCTCTGCCAAGGCTCTCTCGATTCCGGATACGGCGATCATTAACCTAGCTTACGTGAATCGCTGGGCCGACAAGCACAAGGCCGACTCTACGGCGCTCCCGGGTGGCGAACTCTTCCGTTTCTGCACGTCTTGGCAGCCGGCGGTGGACTCTATCTTGGGTGCCAAGGAATTTGAAACCCGTTGCCCGGTGTTCGAATCGTTCGTGGACAATCGCGATGGCCAGACTTACAGGGTTAAGGAAATCAATGGCACGCGCTGGTTTGTGCAGAATCTGAACTTTGCGATTGAAGAAAACTCCATGTGCTATGACCGCGAAGAAGAAAATTGCGCTACTTACGGCCGCCTGTATACGCATGAGGCTGCTTTGACGGCTTGCCCCGAAGGCACTCGTCTTGCAACCGATGACGATTGGAAAATGCTTGAAATTTATGCCGGTGGTGCAAATGAAGCGGCAGTCCGCCTGCGTAGCAATGGCTCTGATGATTATGCCTTTACGGCCATGTTCGGTGGCTACGCCAACAAGAACGGCATCTCGGTGATTCAGGGCGAAGGTGCTTATTTCTGGACGAGCAAGGATGTGGGTGACGGTCGCGGTATTGCACGCTCCATGTTCAACACCGACAAAGAAGTGTCTGCTATTCCGGTTGACAAAAAGTTCTGGCTCTCTGTGCGCTGCGTCGTGAATGCGGCTCCTGCAGAAGAATCCGCTCCCGCTGCTGTTGAATGATGTGTAATGAGTCATGTGAAATGAGTAATGAATAATCACTCATCTCACATCTCACATCCCTAACCACTGTCTACTTCCTACTGTCTACTTCTTCCTATGTCTTTCAAACCGACTTGCGACCGCGATTCTTGGGTAAAGCGCCAGGCCTTGATGAATAAGGTGCGTCGCTTCTTTGAAGGTCGCGGAGTGCTCGAAGTGGAAACGCCGACGCTTTCAAATGCGGGCGGTACCGACCCTCAGCTAGACTACTTTGAGGTCGAGGGCAAGCATTTCATGATGACGAGCCCCGAGTTCCATATGAAGCGCTTGCTTGCGGCAGGTTTCGGCGACATTTTCCAGATTACAAAGTCTTTCCGCAAAGATGAATTCGGTGCCCACCATAACAATGAATTCAGCATGGTGGAGTGGTACCGTGTCGGCATGCCGCAAGAAAAGTTGATGGACGAAGTCGAAGCACTCGTTTCTGAAATCATCGGCAAGCCGATTAACGCTCGCCGCACGCGCTGGATTGATGCGTTTAAGAATTACGCCGGCGTGAATCCGCTGACGGCTTCGGGCGAAGAATTTGCCGCGGCCTGTACGGCCCGCGATATTCCGCTACCGGCCGATGGCACGGCCATGTCCCGCGAAGACTGGTGGGATTACCTGATGGTGTTTGCGGTGGAACCGGTACTTGCCAAGAACGGCCCCGAGTTCATTCTGGATTACCCGCAGTCCCAGGCGGCACTTGCGCAAACGTATGTGGGCGAAGACGGCTACACTTGGGCGCGTCGATTCGAACTGTTTGTAGACCAGGTGGAACTTTGCAACGGCTACACGGAACTCACCGATGCGGCAGAACAGCGCAGACGTTTTGCTGCCGACCTTGAAATCCGTCGCAGCATGAACAAACCGCAACCGCCGATTGACGAGAACTTCTTGGCGGCACTTGAATCGGGAATGCCCGCCTGTTCTGGCGTGGCGCTTGGTCTAGACCGATTGTTTATGCTTGCAATGGGAAAGTCCGAAATCAAGGACGTGATACTCTTCCCGAGTCCTATTGCTTAAGGGCTTTCTCGATTAACTTTCGCATCTGTTTTTCGTCGAATTCACCGACGTTGATTTTCACGATGCTGTCTTGTGCGTTTACAAGATAAGTCACAGGAATCACGCCCGGATTTCCGAGAACGTTCATCATGTCGTAATTCCAGTGGAATGTGGTCCAATTGATGCCTGCGGCCTTGTTGTACTTGGCGCCGATTTTGGGGGAGTCGTCTTCGTTCACCATCAGAATCTTGAAACCCTTGTCGGCAAATTCTTCGTCAAGTTTTTTGAGGAGCGGAAGCTCGGCGCGGCAGCCGGGGCACCACGATGCGGTCAGTGCGATTAAGGTGACGGTTCCCTTTTCGGCTTGGTAGGTGGAGATGCCTCCGTCAAGGAGTTTGCCTTTGAAATCTTCGATTTTGGTGGGGGCGGTTTGGAAGTGTTCCTGCCCGCATGCAGAAAACGAGAATGCAAGTGCCAAAAGCAACGTGCAAACCACAGAAAAAACACCTCGCGAAGAGGTTATTTTACGCCCAAGTTCCATTCTACCATAATAAAATAGCGTTTTTTTGAAAAAAATGTGCATTTTTAATGGAAATATGCCCGTTTTTTAAGTTATATTCTTAAGCATGGCATACAATATTCAAGATCTTCTTTCTGAAATGGTCCAGCGTGGCGCTTCTGACTTGCATATTACCGCAGGTGCGCCTCCTCTCATTCGTCTTTCCGGCAAGCTTACGCCTATTGGCGAAGACAAGCTGAAACCGGACGAAACCATGCGCATGACCTACAGCTTGATGAACGAAGGCCAGAAGAAGACTTTCGAACAGCAGAAGGAATGCGACTTTTCTTTCGGTATTGCAAACCTCGCGCGTTTCCGTGCGAACGCCTATTTGCAGCGCGGTTGCGTGGCTTTGGCCTTGCGTATTATTCCGCTCGAAATCAAGACCTTTAAGGATCTCGGCCTTCCGAAAATCATGGCCGAATTTACGACCCGTCCGTCGGGCCTTGTGCTGGTGACGGGTGCTACCGGTTCCGGTAAGTCCACGACCTTGGCTGCCATGATCGACAAGATCAACAAGGAACGTCACGACCACATTTTGACGGTGGAAGACCCGATCGAATTCTTGCACAAGCACCAGGGCTGTATGATCAACCAGCGTGAAGTCGGTAGCGATACCAACAGCTTTGCCCAGGCGCTTAAGATGGCTCTCCGTCAGGACCCTGACGTGGTGCTTATCGGCGAAATGCGTGACCTTGAAACGATTCGTGCTGCCCTTACCATTGCGGAAACCGGTCACTTGGCTTTTGCAACTTTGCATACCAACTCTTGTGTGCAGACCATTAACCGTGTGGTCGATGCGTTCCCGAAGGGCGAACAGCAGACCGTGCGTACGCAGCTTTCGTTCGTGCTGCAGGGCGTGATATGCCAGACCCTTATGCCGCGTATTGGCGGTGGCCGCGTGATGGCTTACGAAGTCATGAACGTGACGCCGGGTATTCGTGCCCTGATTCGCGATGACAAGGTACACCAGATTGAATCCATGATTGAAATTGGCCAAAAGTTCGGCATGAACACCATGAATATGTGCTTGTGCGAATTGGTGAAGAACCACAAGGTCGACCGTTTCGATGCGCTTGCCCGTTCTCCGAGTCCGGACCAGCTGGAACAGTTGTTTGTGAAAGAAGGCGTGTAATTTATGGCAGAATTCCTTTACAAGGCGACAAATAGCCAGGGTAACAATTTTGAGGGAACTCTCGAAGCGAAGGACAAGGCTGAAGCTGAAGCGCTCTTGATGCGCAGGCGCCTTATCATTGTAAGCCTCAAGAAGAAACCGACTGAAATCAAGATTAAGATTGGTTCGGGTATTAAGCCTGCAGAAATTGCACGTTTTACCCGTATGTTCTCTTCGATGAGTTCTGCCGGTTTGCCCATGTTGCAGTGCTTGAACATTCTGGAGAACCAGTGTGAAAACCCGGAACTCAAGAATGTGGTCCACAAGATTACGCAGTCCATTAACGGTGGTTCTTCGTTGGCTGACGCTTTGTCCCAACACCCGAAGGTGTTCAGTACCCTGTATACGAACATGGTGGCGGCCGGTGAAGCGGGCGGTATCTTGGATGGTATTTTGGCCCGTTTGGCAGAAACCTTGGAAAACCAGGAACGCTTGAAACGTAAGGTGAAAAAGGCTTTGACCTACCCGGTGATGCTTATTATCGTGGGTATCTTGGTGGTGATTGCCCTTATGACTTTCGTGGTGCCGACCTTTGCTGAACAGTTCGCAGCTTTGGATGCTGAACTCCCGGCGCCGACTCAAGCGGTGATGGGTATTTCTGACTTTATCCGTGATAACGGTGCGTTCCTGTTTATTGGTGCAATCCTCATAATAGTCGGCTTTAAGGTGGCCATGCGCGTGCCTGCGGCCAAGTTTGCCTGGGACGGCTTTATGTTGAAGGTGCCCAAGCTAGGTGACCTTCAGATTAAATCGACCACGGCAAGTTTCTCGAGAACGCTTGGTACTTTGTTGAATGCCGGTGTGTCCATCATGGATTCCTTGAAGGTGGTGGCCTCGACTGTGACGAACAAGGTGGTGGAAAAAGGTATCAACAAGATTGCCATCGGTATTGCAGGCGGTAAGAGCATTGCAGACCCGATGCAGGAAACAGGCCTGTTCCCTCCCATGGTGATTCAGATGACTGGCGTGGGTGAAAAAACCGGTAACCTGGGCGGCATGCTTTTGAAGCTGGCAGACTTCTACGATGAAGAAGTGGACGCTGCAGTGGACGCCGTGGTGGGCATGATGGAACCGTTGATCATCGTGTTCCTCGGCGGTGCTGTCGGTGGCTTGCTGATTGCAATGTATATGCCGATGTTTTCCATGGGCGACGCGGTCAAGGGATAAAATTTCGCTCGTATCCAAGCAAAATTTTTGTTGTAAGGTGTTTATCCCTTGCCTGAGAAGGTTCTCGGTAGCCTTTCGGCAAAATCTCGTATTTGAAAAAAAAAGCGGACTTTGGTCCGTCTTTTTTTTGTTATAGATCTTTCGTTCAGAAGCGAGAAAGTTAGGCGCCGAGGATTTTTTTTGCGTTAGCAATTCTTTCGGGACTTGGCGACTTCACGTCTTTGAGCACGTAGTCGATGCCGAGTTCTTGGTACTTGGCGAGGGCGAGGGCGTGGTAGGGTAGGATTTCGACTTTTTCGACGTTGTGGAGCGTGTCGATGAATTCGCGCGTCTTGATGAGGAGTTCGTCGTTGTCGCTCATGCCGGGGACGAGTACGTGGCGGATCCAGATGGGTTTGTGGATTTCATCCAGGTAGCGGAACATGTCGATGATGTTCTTGTTGTCGTGGCCGGTGAGTTTCTTGTGTTCTGCGGAATCGATGTTCTTGATGTCGACGAGGAGCAAGTCTGTTGCATCCATAAGGCGCTTGAACTTGCCGAAGTAGGGCTCGTTACGAACAAAGTTTACGCCGGAGGTGTCGATGCAGGTGTGTACGCCTGCGGCTTTGGCGGCTTCGAAGAACTCGATGAGAAAATCCATTTGCGCAAGCGGCTCGCCACCGCTGACTGTGATGCCGCCGTCTTTACCCCAATAGCTCTGGTAGCGTAGGGCTTTCTTTAAAAGGTCTTGCGCAGAGATGTCGTATGCTCCGGCTTTGTCGCCTTTGAAATCCCAGGTTTCGGGGTTGTGACAGAACTGGCAACGCATGGGACAGCCTTGCACAAACACGACAAAACGCACTCCGGGGCCGTCTACCGAGCCAAAGGTCTCTAATTTATTGATTCGTCCGAGCATATTGTAAATGTAGAAATTTATGGATTGATACTTTTGATACAGTTGTGTTTGGTTTGCGTTTTGGACGCTACTCGGGAGCTGGAAAAGGGGGTATATTTATATTCAAAGAAACGAGGTAGTTTATGAAAACGAAATTCCTTCTCCCGATTATCGCTCTTGGCCTGTTCGCCGCTTGCGGCGATGACAGCAGCTCTCATACTCCTGTAGCTTCTGATCCGTCCGCTGTGGTGGACCCGACTCAGAATCCGACTCAGACTGATCCTGCAACCAATCCTGCCGTGACTGACCCTGCTCAGACGCAGACTGACCCTGCTACGACCCCGACTGATCCGGCAACGACTCCGACGGATCCTGCAACGGATCCCGCTGTGACCGATCCGACCGTGACTGACCCGACGACTCCGACCGATCCGGCTACGGACCCGGCCGTGACTCCGGACCCGACTCAGGCTGGTGGCTGCAAGAATATTGTTCGCACGAATATCGTTGCTCCGGCAATGGTGCCTGAAGTGAGCGCAACCGGTAGCTACAGCTACTACGGTGCTGAAGTTTCTGGTACGGATCAGTTCAAGTACGGCCGTTTCGAAGCTTGCATGAAGATGGTTTCGATTCCGGGTTCCGTGAGCTCCATGTTCCTTTACTACGATGATTCCTGGAAAAAGGAAGAAGAACCGTGGAACGAAATCGATATTGAAGTGCTCGGCAAGGGCGGTACGATGTGGCAGTCCAACATCATTACCCGCGAAGGCGATCCTTCTATCAAGAGCAACACGTCTTCTGAAAGCAAGCCGCTGCACGAATTTGGTTTCGATGCAACTGAAGGATTCCACTTGTTTGCAATGGTTTGGACTCCGGAATACGTCTCTTGGGAAATCGACAGCGTCGAAGTTCGCCGTGACTCGATTGGCATTACCCGCGGTACTCACGCCGATGCAGACCAGGTTGCCTTCTTGACCGAAAATCAGTCCCTGCGCTTTAACCTGTGGGCATCGAAGAGTGCCGCATGGGTGGGCAAGTTCACTGGCGACGAACTCGCCAACGGACCGCAGGTACAGTGGATTGACTACGTTCGCGTGTACTCCTACGACGAAGCTACCAAGACCTTTACTCAGACCTGGCAGGATGACTTCGATGGCGAAGACCTCTCGGATCACTGGACCGCAGGTAACTGGGAAATGGAACGCGTCATGCTCTCTCGCGATAACGTGGTCGTTGAAGGCGGCTACTGCAAGATGCTCATGACCCGCGAACCGGACTAATCTAAAGTCCTCGCAGTAATAAACATTTTTGTTCTCCTCCATAAATCAAAACGTCCCGGATGAAAATCCGGGGCGTTTTTTATATGCTCTTTTGCGCGCTATTACAACACACCGTGGCAGGTGCGGCTGATGACGTCGTCCTGCTGTTCCTTCGTGAGCGAGAGGAACTTGACAGCGTAGCCGGAAACGCGGATGGTGAAGTTCGCGTATTCGGGCTTTTCCGGGTGCGCCTGGGCGTCGAGCAACTTTTCCACGCCGAACACGTTCACGTTCAGGTGGTGGGCGCCCTGGGCGAAGTAACCGTCCATGACGGTGACGAGCTTCTGGGCGCGTTCATCGTCGCTGTGGCCGAGAGCGTTCGGGCTGATGGTCTGCGTGTTGCTGATGCCGTCGAGTGCGTATTCGTACGGGAGCTTGGCAACAGAGTTGAGCGAGGCCAGGAGACCGTTCTTTTCGGCGCCGTAGCTCGGGTTTGCACCGGGAGCGAACGGGGCGTGAGCCGGACGACCATCGGGGAGAGCGCCCGTGGCCTTGCCGTAAACAACGTTACTGGTAATCGTAAGAATCGACGTGGTCGGTTCGGCACCGCGGTAGGTGTGGTGCTTCTTGATCTTCGCGATGAATTCCTTGAGGAGCCAGACTGCAATTTCGTCGGCGCGGTCGTCGTCGTTGCCGTATTTGGGGAAGTCGCCTTCGATCTTGAAGTCCTTCACGAGGCCGTTTTCGCCGCGAACGACGGAGACCTTTGCGTACTTGATGGCGCAGAGGCTGTCGACCACGTGGCTGAAGCCTGCGATACCCGTTGCAAACGTGCGGCGCACGTCAGTATCGATAAGGGCGAGTTCAGCAGCTTCGTAGTAGTACTTGTCGTGCATGTAGTGGATCAGGTTCAGCGTGTTCACGTAGATACCTGCGAGCCATTCGAGCATGATGTCGTACTTGTGCATCACTTCGTCGTAGTTCAGCACGTCGCCGGTGATCGGAGCGAGTTCCGGACCAATCTGCATGCCGGGCACGAGACCGGCTTCTTCATCCTTGCCGCCGTTGATAGCGTAGAGGAGAGCCTTGGCGAGGTTGGCGCGAGCACCGAAGAACTGCATTTCCTTACCGGTCTGCGTTGCAGACACGCAGCAGCAAATGCTGTAGTCGTCACCCCAAACCGGGCGCATCACGTCATCGTTTTCATACTGGATCGAGCTGGTCGTCACAGAAATGAAGGCGGCGTATTCCTTGAAGTTTTCAGGGAGGCGCTTGGTGTAGAGAACGGTGAGGTTGGGTTCCGGAGACGGGCCCATGTTTTCGAGGGTGTGCAAGAAACGGAAGTCGTTCTTGGTGACCATCGGGCGGCCATCCTGGCCCATACCGCCGACTTCGAGGGTGGCCCACACCGGGTCGCCGCTGAAGAGCTGGTTGTAAGATTCGATACGGGCGAACTTGACCATGCGGAACTTCATGACCATGTGGTCCACGAGTTCCTGGGCTTCGCTTTCGGTAAGCACGCCGTTCTTGAGGTCACGTTCGATATAAATGTCGAGGAAGGTCGAAATACGGCCAACGCTCATGGCGGCACCGTTCTGCGTCTTGATGGCAGAGAGGTAACCGAAGTAGAGCCACTGGAAGGCTTCGCGGGCGTTGGTAGCCGGCTTCGAAATGTCGAAACCGTAGCTCTGAGCCATCACCTTCATGGCCTTAAGGGCCTTGATCTGTTCGGCGACTTCTTCGCGGAGGCGAATCACATCGTCGGTCATGGTGCCGTCACCCACGTGGGCGAGGTCGTTCTGCTTCTGCTGGATGATGTAGTCGATACCGTAAAGGGCTACGCGGCGGTAGTCACCCACGATACGGCCACGACCGTAAGTGTCCGGAAGACCGGTCAGCAAGTGGGCCTTGCGGACGGCGCGAATTTCCGGAGTGTAGCAGTCGAACACAGCCTGGTTGTGGGTCTTGTGGTAGTCGGTAAAGATCTTGTGGAGGTCAGCGCTCGGCTTGTAGCCGTACTGCAGGCAAGATTCTTCGGCCATCTTGATGCCGCCGAACGGCATGAAGGCGCGCTTCAGCGGCTTGTCGGTCTGGAGACCCACGACCTTTTCCAGGTCCTTGAGGCTTTCGCTGATGTAGCCCGGCTTATGGCTCGTGATGCTCGAAACGATGTCGGTGTCCATATCGAGCACGCCGCCCTTCTTGCGTTCTTCGGCCTGCAGCTTCTGGAGTTCGCCCCAGAGTTTTTCGGTGGCGTCTGTCGGGCCTGCCAAAAATTCCTTGCCGCCTTCGTATGCGGTGTAGTTGCGTTGAATAAAGTCGCGTACGTTAATCTCTTCTTGCCAACGTCCGCCCTCAAAGCCTTTCCATGCTTCGCTCATGATTTTCCTTCTTTGCTCGGCTGGCCAACGCCATAAATTCAGACAGCCGAGTCTTTCTTTTTGTTGATTTTTGTTTGAACCCCAATATAGAAAATAAGGGGGTA encodes the following:
- a CDS encoding FISUMP domain-containing protein — its product is MKILRGVLFIGVLALGATTAFAQPELRDAIDNGDIATAQKIVKKGAAEEIYCGKLSPTDAVKVYEKIFKAMPYESFSNCQSQFSYGYGTKVCANAKAMDACTEVISYLLLEGESGNTKALETLESVAKVALKTKGYSKPVKVDADTSIWVPCPKKKGEARDKCIEECYEKAGSLRDTIREAACATKPEHFVDTTIKVKVPSPLYEKLRKGLLEGYWKTPKSAAEKYSKIMQASAKALSIPDTAIINLAYVNRWADKHKADSTALPGGELFRFCTSWQPAVDSILGAKEFETRCPVFESFVDNRDGQTYRVKEINGTRWFVQNLNFAIEENSMCYDREEENCATYGRLYTHEAALTACPEGTRLATDDDWKMLEIYAGGANEAAVRLRSNGSDDYAFTAMFGGYANKNGISVIQGEGAYFWTSKDVGDGRGIARSMFNTDKEVSAIPVDKKFWLSVRCVVNAAPAEESAPAAVE
- the epmA gene encoding EF-P lysine aminoacylase EpmA → MSFKPTCDRDSWVKRQALMNKVRRFFEGRGVLEVETPTLSNAGGTDPQLDYFEVEGKHFMMTSPEFHMKRLLAAGFGDIFQITKSFRKDEFGAHHNNEFSMVEWYRVGMPQEKLMDEVEALVSEIIGKPINARRTRWIDAFKNYAGVNPLTASGEEFAAACTARDIPLPADGTAMSREDWWDYLMVFAVEPVLAKNGPEFILDYPQSQAALAQTYVGEDGYTWARRFELFVDQVELCNGYTELTDAAEQRRRFAADLEIRRSMNKPQPPIDENFLAALESGMPACSGVALGLDRLFMLAMGKSEIKDVILFPSPIA
- a CDS encoding TlpA disulfide reductase family protein; translated protein: MVCTLLLALAFSFSACGQEHFQTAPTKIEDFKGKLLDGGISTYQAEKGTVTLIALTASWCPGCRAELPLLKKLDEEFADKGFKILMVNEDDSPKIGAKYNKAAGINWTTFHWNYDMMNVLGNPGVIPVTYLVNAQDSIVKINVGEFDEKQMRKLIEKALKQ
- a CDS encoding type IV pilus twitching motility protein PilT — protein: MAYNIQDLLSEMVQRGASDLHITAGAPPLIRLSGKLTPIGEDKLKPDETMRMTYSLMNEGQKKTFEQQKECDFSFGIANLARFRANAYLQRGCVALALRIIPLEIKTFKDLGLPKIMAEFTTRPSGLVLVTGATGSGKSTTLAAMIDKINKERHDHILTVEDPIEFLHKHQGCMINQREVGSDTNSFAQALKMALRQDPDVVLIGEMRDLETIRAALTIAETGHLAFATLHTNSCVQTINRVVDAFPKGEQQTVRTQLSFVLQGVICQTLMPRIGGGRVMAYEVMNVTPGIRALIRDDKVHQIESMIEIGQKFGMNTMNMCLCELVKNHKVDRFDALARSPSPDQLEQLFVKEGV
- a CDS encoding type II secretion system F family protein; translation: MAEFLYKATNSQGNNFEGTLEAKDKAEAEALLMRRRLIIVSLKKKPTEIKIKIGSGIKPAEIARFTRMFSSMSSAGLPMLQCLNILENQCENPELKNVVHKITQSINGGSSLADALSQHPKVFSTLYTNMVAAGEAGGILDGILARLAETLENQERLKRKVKKALTYPVMLIIVGILVVIALMTFVVPTFAEQFAALDAELPAPTQAVMGISDFIRDNGAFLFIGAILIIVGFKVAMRVPAAKFAWDGFMLKVPKLGDLQIKSTTASFSRTLGTLLNAGVSIMDSLKVVASTVTNKVVEKGINKIAIGIAGGKSIADPMQETGLFPPMVIQMTGVGEKTGNLGGMLLKLADFYDEEVDAAVDAVVGMMEPLIIVFLGGAVGGLLIAMYMPMFSMGDAVKG
- the pflA gene encoding pyruvate formate-lyase-activating protein; amino-acid sequence: MLGRINKLETFGSVDGPGVRFVVFVQGCPMRCQFCHNPETWDFKGDKAGAYDISAQDLLKKALRYQSYWGKDGGITVSGGEPLAQMDFLIEFFEAAKAAGVHTCIDTSGVNFVRNEPYFGKFKRLMDATDLLLVDIKNIDSAEHKKLTGHDNKNIIDMFRYLDEIHKPIWIRHVLVPGMSDNDELLIKTREFIDTLHNVEKVEILPYHALALAKYQELGIDYVLKDVKSPSPERIANAKKILGA
- a CDS encoding family 16 glycosylhydrolase, translated to MKTKFLLPIIALGLFAACGDDSSSHTPVASDPSAVVDPTQNPTQTDPATNPAVTDPAQTQTDPATTPTDPATTPTDPATDPAVTDPTVTDPTTPTDPATDPAVTPDPTQAGGCKNIVRTNIVAPAMVPEVSATGSYSYYGAEVSGTDQFKYGRFEACMKMVSIPGSVSSMFLYYDDSWKKEEEPWNEIDIEVLGKGGTMWQSNIITREGDPSIKSNTSSESKPLHEFGFDATEGFHLFAMVWTPEYVSWEIDSVEVRRDSIGITRGTHADADQVAFLTENQSLRFNLWASKSAAWVGKFTGDELANGPQVQWIDYVRVYSYDEATKTFTQTWQDDFDGEDLSDHWTAGNWEMERVMLSRDNVVVEGGYCKMLMTREPD
- the pflB gene encoding formate C-acetyltransferase, whose protein sequence is MSEAWKGFEGGRWQEEINVRDFIQRNYTAYEGGKEFLAGPTDATEKLWGELQKLQAEERKKGGVLDMDTDIVSSITSHKPGYISESLKDLEKVVGLQTDKPLKRAFMPFGGIKMAEESCLQYGYKPSADLHKIFTDYHKTHNQAVFDCYTPEIRAVRKAHLLTGLPDTYGRGRIVGDYRRVALYGIDYIIQQKQNDLAHVGDGTMTDDVIRLREEVAEQIKALKAMKVMAQSYGFDISKPATNAREAFQWLYFGYLSAIKTQNGAAMSVGRISTFLDIYIERDLKNGVLTESEAQELVDHMVMKFRMVKFARIESYNQLFSGDPVWATLEVGGMGQDGRPMVTKNDFRFLHTLENMGPSPEPNLTVLYTKRLPENFKEYAAFISVTTSSIQYENDDVMRPVWGDDYSICCCVSATQTGKEMQFFGARANLAKALLYAINGGKDEEAGLVPGMQIGPELAPITGDVLNYDEVMHKYDIMLEWLAGIYVNTLNLIHYMHDKYYYEAAELALIDTDVRRTFATGIAGFSHVVDSLCAIKYAKVSVVRGENGLVKDFKIEGDFPKYGNDDDRADEIAVWLLKEFIAKIKKHHTYRGAEPTTSILTITSNVVYGKATGALPDGRPAHAPFAPGANPSYGAEKNGLLASLNSVAKLPYEYALDGISNTQTISPNALGHSDDERAQKLVTVMDGYFAQGAHHLNVNVFGVEKLLDAQAHPEKPEYANFTIRVSGYAVKFLSLTKEQQDDVISRTCHGVL